A genomic window from Bubalus bubalis isolate 160015118507 breed Murrah chromosome 11, NDDB_SH_1, whole genome shotgun sequence includes:
- the CALM1 gene encoding calmodulin-1 isoform X2, translated as MADQLTEEQIAEFKEAFSLFDKDGDGTITTKELGTVMRSLGQNPTEAELQDMINEVDADGNGTIDFPEFLTMMARKMKDTDSEEEIREAFRVFDKDGNGYISAAELRHVMTNLGEKLTDEEVDEMIREADIDGDGQVNYEEFVQMMTAK; from the exons ATG GCTGATCAGCTGACCGAAGAGCAGATTGCTG AATTCAAGGAGGCTTTCTCCCTGTTTGACAAAGATGGTGATGGCACCATCACCACCAAGGAACTTGGAACCGTCATGAGGTCGTTGGGCCAGAACCCAACAGAAGCCGAATTGCAGGACATGATCAACGAGGTGGACGCTGATG gtAATGGCACCATTGACTTCCCAGAatttttgactatgatggctagaAAAATGAAGGACACCGACAGTGAAGAAGAAATCCGCGAGGCATTCCGAGTCTTTGATAAG GATGGCAACGGTTACATCAGCGCCGCAGAGCTCCGCCACGTCATGACAAACCTGGGAGAGAAACTAACAGATGAGGAAGTAGATGAGATGATCAGAGAAGCAGACATCGATGGAGACGGGCAAGTCAACTATGAAG AATTcgtacagatgatgactgcaaaaTGA
- the CALM1 gene encoding calmodulin-1 isoform X1, producing MQADQLTEEQIAEFKEAFSLFDKDGDGTITTKELGTVMRSLGQNPTEAELQDMINEVDADGNGTIDFPEFLTMMARKMKDTDSEEEIREAFRVFDKDGNGYISAAELRHVMTNLGEKLTDEEVDEMIREADIDGDGQVNYEEFVQMMTAK from the exons atgcagGCTGATCAGCTGACCGAAGAGCAGATTGCTG AATTCAAGGAGGCTTTCTCCCTGTTTGACAAAGATGGTGATGGCACCATCACCACCAAGGAACTTGGAACCGTCATGAGGTCGTTGGGCCAGAACCCAACAGAAGCCGAATTGCAGGACATGATCAACGAGGTGGACGCTGATG gtAATGGCACCATTGACTTCCCAGAatttttgactatgatggctagaAAAATGAAGGACACCGACAGTGAAGAAGAAATCCGCGAGGCATTCCGAGTCTTTGATAAG GATGGCAACGGTTACATCAGCGCCGCAGAGCTCCGCCACGTCATGACAAACCTGGGAGAGAAACTAACAGATGAGGAAGTAGATGAGATGATCAGAGAAGCAGACATCGATGGAGACGGGCAAGTCAACTATGAAG AATTcgtacagatgatgactgcaaaaTGA